GAAGTTAAATGAATAATAACCTTATTGACTTGTTAAATAGTTTAAAAGTGCCGGTAAATGACAAAACAAAGGTATTTGTGATTCCCCGTAATAAAAATGCTCCAGTTGAGTTGGTAAAAAAAGATTATCAAATTCAGCTAGAGTTTAAATTTGAATAATTATTTCTTTTAGGTATAAGTATGCTCCCACTCGTCAATGATTATAGTAGTAATACTGACGAGTGGGGTGAGCTTAACGATGAAAAGAAAACCAGTAATTAAAGTATCTTTTAATGAAGAATTGTCGGCAGAGTCTAATTACTTCATCAAGAAACTAATAGAAAAAATAATGATTGATCAACTGGAACTCTCTCCTCAAGAAAAGGGAGTTTTATTAAACAGCAGTAAAAGTATTATAGATAAAGGGAGTTAATTAATTTTGTATTATGGTACTTTAAAAGTCTATGAAGATTTTATAGGAGTATATTGTAGAGTAAGTTCAAGTACTCAAAAAATTGAAAAGCAAATAGCACTTGCAGATGCTTATCTCAATACTCAAAACATCAGTAAGGTGAAAGTGTCTTATTTTTGGATGATGATGTATCGGCTAATAAACTAGCGCTAAAGGATCGCCCGAAACTTTTGGAGCTTTTGGAAAAGGTGAAGTTGGGTCAAATAAAAACAATACTTGTTAGTCATCGAGATCGGTTAGCTAGGAATTTTTATGAATATATATCAATAATAAAAGTTTTTTATGAGTATGGAGTAAATGTCGTCTTTACATCAACTGGACAACCTGAGTTCTCAAGGGTACTAGCAATGGAATCGTTATACGGAATTTTTGCACAAACAGAAGGGCAGAATATTTCGGGAAGGTTGTCAGATGTACGGAAGATGTATCCCACAAATATTTTTGGGTTTATTCGTTTAGGAAAAAGAAAAGAAACAACGTATAAGCCTGATCCTAAATACCTTAGAGATTTAAAGTCATTTTTTTACTCTGTTATTAAGACTGAAGATGTAAATGATTTATATAAGGTCTTTATGGATTATAAGACTATCTTTAAAAACAAAAAGTTTGAAGACTTATATAAGTATTTGCATAATCCTTTTTATGCCAGCAGGCTTAAAACCCAATACGGTTATGATGTTCTTCCCCACGTTGAACCGATTTTATCCTTTAATGAATTTGAAGAGATGCAACTGGTACTTGATAAACATCGAGGAAGTTTATTAAATGCTATCTCTAAGTCAACTAATAATGGTTTAATTCATCCACTATGTAGTATTTGCCAAACCAAAATGCAATTCAAATCTTCACAACTAGGAGAAAGTGGATACTATGTTTGTAGAAATAGAAAACATTCTGAAATAAAAATTAGTGTAGAAGAGTACAATCAACTAATTTCTTCTCAACTTACTATGATAATTGAAAGCATTTCTACTAAAAAAATAAAAACTGATGTATATGAAAGTCTTTACAGTCTAAAAGTGGGTTATGAGCAGAAATTAAAGACTCTTGAAAGGGAATTAAAATACATTCAAAAGATGATTACGGATATGATCGGCCCCGATGGAAGAAATATTCCTAAAGAATTAATTACAAAGTCAAGAAATATCAAGAACCTAATTTCTATGACTAATGTCGAGTTAATTCAAATTGAGGAAGCCAAAAAAGGAGTAAATAATGTCGTACATATGATCAAGAATCGGTTGCCGGGTTATATGACCAATTATGAGGTGAATTTTTTAGCTCCTTTATTTTTTTCAACCATCGAAATTGATGAAGATAATTTAATTTACCACGTGACCTTCGGTGAATATATTGAAGAAAGAGGTAGGAAAAGTGATATTGGAGCATAGATATAGTTATAAAATTGATGGTGTTTATATCATTTCTGAAGTGGAAAGAACAATGTATGATTCAATTAAATTACCTTTTAATATTTTTAAGGATCCTATAAAGGTTGCAGCCGGATATATACGTTGGTCTGATGATGCACAGTCTGATGGTCATTCATTTCATATCCAGGAACGTGAATTAGTTTACCGTGCAAAAAAGAAGGTTTTGAAGCGGTGGTTATGTTCGTTGACCAAGCAGCTTCGGCTTATCATACTCCCGCTCAAAAAAGAAAAAAATGAAAGAAATGAAAAAATTCATCTTAAGCACTTCAATAATAAAAGGTATTATTTTTTATGATGAGTCAAGGGTGTCAAGATTAATAGAAGATTTCGTTCTTCATATAGTTGGACCTATTAGAGAGGAAAAACCAGATATATTATTTTTTAGTACAAAAACAGATGGAATATGGGATGAAAAAAACCCATTAGTTCAAATTAGGTTGTCCTATGATTATGAGGAATCCCAAAAAAATCTAATAAGGCGCGTGATTATCAAGAATTAAAAACATATAAGTCAGAATCTCCGGATAGACCAGGTGCAAGATGTCCTTTTGGTTACTCAAAGTTGAGTCAAGATAAAAAGGATCATACATTAATTGAAAATGATGATGCACCTATTGTGCAATTTATTTTTTACTTATATAGCTTTGGTTATAGTGATAAAAAAATTGCATTGCTGCTAAATGAGTCAAATGTTAAGAGTCCTTCTTTAGAGAGTAATTGGTCAGATTCAACTGTAAGGTATATCTTAAATAACTTATGGTATGCCGGCGACCTTGTTTGGTTTTCTAGAAGCAGCTATGAAAATAGTAAAGCTAAGCCAATTGAAGAAAGATTTTTATTTCCTAACCATCATAAACGATTAATAAGCCCCCAACTATGGGCAACGACTCAATTCTTAAGAAGCAAGAAAAAGAATAAAGATCGGATGGACAGCCCATTTGTTTTAAGAGACATTGTGTTGTGTGTAAAATGTGAAAGAAAACTAGCTGTAAAAAATATGACTCCTGCCAAGGCAAAGAAGAATTATCAATATTATTATTGTAAAACTTGCAAAAGAAAGATTAATCTTGAGGAGCTACATAGCTATGTTTTCGATGATTTTACAGGTAGATGGGGAAGGGAATTAAATAATCAAACAAGAACAATTAAGGGGATCTACAGTGAATGGAAAAAGACGATTGAAGCGAAAAGTGCCGAAAATAAGAGCAATGTAGATAAACTCAGGTACAAGCTTAGTTTTGTAAAACCTGAAAACGAGTTTTACGAAGATATCAAGGAGAGTTTTACTCTTCAAATTAAGTCAGTGGAAGAAGAAAGGACAAAGCTTTTGAATGTTCTTGAGCAAATTAGAGTACTAAGTGAATATGGAGAACCTTTAGAACTAATAAGTCGTTTTAAGGAAGACATCTATAAATACAATAATGAAGAAAAGCGATCAATCTTTCTCATTGCAATCAAAGAAATCTCAATTGATTTTATCAGGAAGAATTTTATAGAAATAAACTATCGCTTAACTCCGTTTGTTGAAGTTGAGACAACTATAGATAAATTAAATAATAAAAAAGATGAAGTTTCAATTTAATGTTATTACTTTTGGTAGCAGGAGAACTTGCCTTGAAGTTCTCCTGTTTTTTTTATGGAATTTGCAAAATCATTAAGTTATTCAAAGAGAATCAGGGAAAATATGTTAAAATATCTTTTAATAAAAATATTAACTTTGCCGGAGGTACTATGAGACTTATATTCAATGGGTTATTTATACTTATTATTTTTTTATTAGGATTTTTCTTTGGGAAAATCGACATAGAGTGGTTGTGGAGCAAAGTTTCCGGATTAAGTTACATTGAAATAATTGGATTTGGCTCATCCATAGTAACGTTAATGCTATTTCTAAGTTATATCATAGGTAGGTATTATTTAATAAAAAGAATGGAAATTACCTTAAAAGAATCTGTAGAAATTTCATATAATAATGATA
This window of the Cytobacillus pseudoceanisediminis genome carries:
- a CDS encoding recombinase family protein — protein: MDDDVSANKLALKDRPKLLELLEKVKLGQIKTILVSHRDRLARNFYEYISIIKVFYEYGVNVVFTSTGQPEFSRVLAMESLYGIFAQTEGQNISGRLSDVRKMYPTNIFGFIRLGKRKETTYKPDPKYLRDLKSFFYSVIKTEDVNDLYKVFMDYKTIFKNKKFEDLYKYLHNPFYASRLKTQYGYDVLPHVEPILSFNEFEEMQLVLDKHRGSLLNAISKSTNNGLIHPLCSICQTKMQFKSSQLGESGYYVCRNRKHSEIKISVEEYNQLISSQLTMIIESISTKKIKTDVYESLYSLKVGYEQKLKTLERELKYIQKMITDMIGPDGRNIPKELITKSRNIKNLISMTNVELIQIEEAKKGVNNVVHMIKNRLPGYMTNYEVNFLAPLFFSTIEIDEDNLIYHVTFGEYIEERGRKSDIGA
- a CDS encoding recombinase family protein — encoded protein: MSQDKKDHTLIENDDAPIVQFIFYLYSFGYSDKKIALLLNESNVKSPSLESNWSDSTVRYILNNLWYAGDLVWFSRSSYENSKAKPIEERFLFPNHHKRLISPQLWATTQFLRSKKKNKDRMDSPFVLRDIVLCVKCERKLAVKNMTPAKAKKNYQYYYCKTCKRKINLEELHSYVFDDFTGRWGRELNNQTRTIKGIYSEWKKTIEAKSAENKSNVDKLRYKLSFVKPENEFYEDIKESFTLQIKSVEEERTKLLNVLEQIRVLSEYGEPLELISRFKEDIYKYNNEEKRSIFLIAIKEISIDFIRKNFIEINYRLTPFVEVETTIDKLNNKKDEVSI